One Ictalurus furcatus strain D&B chromosome 24, Billie_1.0, whole genome shotgun sequence DNA segment encodes these proteins:
- the zgc:91910 gene encoding zinc finger protein 706-like — protein sequence MARGQQKIQSQQKNAKKAAEKKKSQGADQKTAAKAALVHTCPVCRTQMPDPKTFKQHFESKHPKSPMPPELADVQA from the exons ATGGCTCGCGGGCAGCAGAAGATTCAGTCACAGCAGAAGAACGCCAAAAAGGCAGCAGAGAAGAAAAAGTCACAGGGAGCAGATCAGAAAACGGCTGCCAAAGCAGCACTCGTCCACACGTGTCCTGTCTGCAGG ACACAGATGCCAGACCCCAAGACTTTCAAGCAGCATTTTGAGAGTAAACACCCAAAGTCTCCTATGCCCCCTGAGCTGGCAGATGTGCAGGCATAA
- the psma2b gene encoding proteasome_alpha_type_2 domain-containing protein — MAERGYSFSLTTFSPSGKLVQIEYALAAVAAGAPSVGIKASNGVVLATEKKQKSILYDEQSVHKVEPITKNIGMVYSGMGPDYRVLVRRARKLAQQYFLVYQEPIPTGQLVQRVASVMQEYTQSGGVRPFGVSLLIAGWDEDRPYLFQSDPSGAYFAWKATAMGKNYVNSKTFLEKRYNEDLELEDAIHTAILTLKESFEGQITEDNIEVGICNEAGFRRLSPAEVKDYLAAIA; from the exons atggcaGAGCGCGGATATAGTTTCTCTCTCACTACTTTTAG CCCGTCTGGGAAACTGGTACAGATTGAATATGCATTGGCGGCTGTGGCAGCTGGTGCACCTTCTGTAGGAATTAAAG CCTCCAATGGTGTGGTGTTGGCAACAgagaagaagcaaaaatccatACTTTATGATGAGCAAAGCGTTCACAAAGTCGAACCAATAACGAAAAACATTGGCATGGTGTACAGTGGTATGGGTCCTGACTACAG GGTTCTGGTCAGGAGAGCCAGGAAACTGGCCCAGCAGTACTTCCTGGTTTACCAAGAGCCCATTCCTACAGGCCAGCTAGTGCAGAGGGTGGCCTCGGTCATGCAGGAATACACGCAGTCAGG aGGTGTAAGACCATTCGGAGTGTCACTGCTCATCGCCGGTTGGGATGAGGACAGACCATATCTCTTTCAGTCAGATCCTTCG GGTGCGTACTTCGCCTGGAAAGCCACAGCAATGGGAAAGAACTATGTGAACAGTAAAACCTTCCTTGAAAAAAG ATACAACGAAGACCTGGAACTTGAAGACGCCATACACACGGCTATCTTGACCTTGAAG GAAAGTTTTGAGGGACAAATAACAGAAGATAACATTGAGGTGGGCATCTGTAATGAAGCTGGATTTCGTAGACTTTCACCTGCTGAAGTGAAGGATTATCTGGCAGCAATTGCgtaa
- the ntaq1 gene encoding protein N-terminal glutamine amidohydrolase isoform X4, which translates to MCPLDEVHAVFISNENKAIPIWKQKSSRGGEPVIWDYHVVLLHFNPQAQSFVYDLDTTLPFPCPFDVYSREAFQSDELLKPEFQRKMRVIPAVTYLKKFASDRSHMKHSNGTWRMSPPPYPCIETTECKMNLDDFINMDPNVGFGKVYKLPEFVQHFGAKR; encoded by the exons ATGTGTCCACTGGACGAAGTGCATGCAGTCTTCATATCGAATGAAAATAAAGCG ATCCCTATTTGGAAACAGAAATCCAGCAGAGGGGGTGAACCTGTGATATGG GATTACCATGTTGTGTTACTGCACTTCAACCCACAAGCGCAGAGTTTTGTGTATGATCTGGACACCACCCTACCCTTCCCGTGTCCTTTTGACGTGTATTCCAGAGAAGCATTTCAATCTGATGAGCTGCTAAAACCAGAATTTCAAAG GAAGATGCGAGTGATACCAGCCGTCACCTACTTAAAGAAGTTTGCGTCAGATAGATCTCACATGAAGCATTCTAACGGGACATGGCGTATGTCCCCGCCACCATATCCTTGTATAGAAACAACAG AGTGCAAAATGAACCTGGATGACTTTATCAACATGGACCCGAACGTGGGCTTTGGGAAAGTTTATAAGCTTCCTGAATTTGTGCAACACTTTGGAGCGAAGCGATGA
- the ntaq1 gene encoding protein N-terminal glutamine amidohydrolase isoform X2: MYEEGISSEYTAITPARADCVYTSCYCEENVWKLCEHIQAQEMCPLDEVHAVFISNENKAIPIWKQKSSRGGEPVIWDYHVVLLHFNPQAQSFVYDLDTTLPFPCPFDVYSREAFQSDELLKPEFQRKMRVIPAVTYLKKFASDRSHMKHSNGTWRMSPPPYPCIETTECKMNLDDFINMDPNVGFGKVYKLPEFVQHFGAKR, encoded by the exons ATGTATGAAGAAGGTATTTCTTCAGAATACACAGCTATCACTCCAGCAAGAGCGGACTGTGTGTACACGAGCTGTTACTG TGAAGAGAATGTGTGGAAATTGTGTGAACATATCCAGGCTCAGGAGATGTGTCCACTGGACGAAGTGCATGCAGTCTTCATATCGAATGAAAATAAAGCG ATCCCTATTTGGAAACAGAAATCCAGCAGAGGGGGTGAACCTGTGATATGG GATTACCATGTTGTGTTACTGCACTTCAACCCACAAGCGCAGAGTTTTGTGTATGATCTGGACACCACCCTACCCTTCCCGTGTCCTTTTGACGTGTATTCCAGAGAAGCATTTCAATCTGATGAGCTGCTAAAACCAGAATTTCAAAG GAAGATGCGAGTGATACCAGCCGTCACCTACTTAAAGAAGTTTGCGTCAGATAGATCTCACATGAAGCATTCTAACGGGACATGGCGTATGTCCCCGCCACCATATCCTTGTATAGAAACAACAG AGTGCAAAATGAACCTGGATGACTTTATCAACATGGACCCGAACGTGGGCTTTGGGAAAGTTTATAAGCTTCCTGAATTTGTGCAACACTTTGGAGCGAAGCGATGA
- the ntaq1 gene encoding protein N-terminal glutamine amidohydrolase isoform X3: MCGNCVNISRLRRCVHWTKCMQSSYRMKIKRWVRINEKTDRYAVLVLLIMVLSCVMQIPIWKQKSSRGGEPVIWDYHVVLLHFNPQAQSFVYDLDTTLPFPCPFDVYSREAFQSDELLKPEFQRKMRVIPAVTYLKKFASDRSHMKHSNGTWRMSPPPYPCIETTECKMNLDDFINMDPNVGFGKVYKLPEFVQHFGAKR, encoded by the exons ATGTGTGGAAATTGTGTGAACATATCCAGGCTCAGGAGATGTGTCCACTGGACGAAGTGCATGCAGTCTTCATATCGAATGAAAATAAAGCGGTGGGTACGGATTAATGAGAAAACAGACCGATATGCTGTGCTCGTACTGCTAATCATGGTTTTGTCCTGTGTAATGCAGATCCCTATTTGGAAACAGAAATCCAGCAGAGGGGGTGAACCTGTGATATGG GATTACCATGTTGTGTTACTGCACTTCAACCCACAAGCGCAGAGTTTTGTGTATGATCTGGACACCACCCTACCCTTCCCGTGTCCTTTTGACGTGTATTCCAGAGAAGCATTTCAATCTGATGAGCTGCTAAAACCAGAATTTCAAAG GAAGATGCGAGTGATACCAGCCGTCACCTACTTAAAGAAGTTTGCGTCAGATAGATCTCACATGAAGCATTCTAACGGGACATGGCGTATGTCCCCGCCACCATATCCTTGTATAGAAACAACAG AGTGCAAAATGAACCTGGATGACTTTATCAACATGGACCCGAACGTGGGCTTTGGGAAAGTTTATAAGCTTCCTGAATTTGTGCAACACTTTGGAGCGAAGCGATGA
- the ntaq1 gene encoding protein N-terminal glutamine amidohydrolase isoform X1, whose protein sequence is MKKVFLQNTQLSLQQERTVCTRAVTVKRMCGNCVNISRLRRCVHWTKCMQSSYRMKIKRWVRINEKTDRYAVLVLLIMVLSCVMQIPIWKQKSSRGGEPVIWDYHVVLLHFNPQAQSFVYDLDTTLPFPCPFDVYSREAFQSDELLKPEFQRKMRVIPAVTYLKKFASDRSHMKHSNGTWRMSPPPYPCIETTECKMNLDDFINMDPNVGFGKVYKLPEFVQHFGAKR, encoded by the exons ATGAAGAAGGTATTTCTTCAGAATACACAGCTATCACTCCAGCAAGAGCGGACTGTGTGTACACGAGCTGTTACTG TGAAGAGAATGTGTGGAAATTGTGTGAACATATCCAGGCTCAGGAGATGTGTCCACTGGACGAAGTGCATGCAGTCTTCATATCGAATGAAAATAAAGCGGTGGGTACGGATTAATGAGAAAACAGACCGATATGCTGTGCTCGTACTGCTAATCATGGTTTTGTCCTGTGTAATGCAGATCCCTATTTGGAAACAGAAATCCAGCAGAGGGGGTGAACCTGTGATATGG GATTACCATGTTGTGTTACTGCACTTCAACCCACAAGCGCAGAGTTTTGTGTATGATCTGGACACCACCCTACCCTTCCCGTGTCCTTTTGACGTGTATTCCAGAGAAGCATTTCAATCTGATGAGCTGCTAAAACCAGAATTTCAAAG GAAGATGCGAGTGATACCAGCCGTCACCTACTTAAAGAAGTTTGCGTCAGATAGATCTCACATGAAGCATTCTAACGGGACATGGCGTATGTCCCCGCCACCATATCCTTGTATAGAAACAACAG AGTGCAAAATGAACCTGGATGACTTTATCAACATGGACCCGAACGTGGGCTTTGGGAAAGTTTATAAGCTTCCTGAATTTGTGCAACACTTTGGAGCGAAGCGATGA
- the si:rp71-45k5.2 gene encoding forkhead box protein H1, with protein sequence MTKTVYGSFRPVMREGRKYQRHMKGTFIGLIAYVIQDSPSKMLTFKQIMSKMEVLVTGHRKGLENNIRVCLSSNKCFVKVPIDPEYPNAKRNFWKVDESSITPRMVRRHFSDMAELFPGLPAEWDRKPTPPPAPSPVCPGKMDHRPTKFTGPFSIESLLKKDHVPQVKINMQQAAQTLPNTNPCFPDEHYNRTATTDSLTCLDRENRQHSWYYRSVEEASWRKPVQRMDSSPELHHALLYSPPFPYDQAVFTKVSSSPPNTHELRYRKL encoded by the exons ATGACTAAAACAGTGTATGGAAGTTTTAGGCCTGTAATGAGAGAGGGCCGAAAATATCAAAGACACATGAAGGGAACATTCATTGGACTTATTGCATATGTCATTCAAGATTCTCCCAGCAAGATGCTCACCTTCAAACAG ATTATGAGTAAAATGGAGGTTCTTGTCACCGGGCACAGGAAAGGTCTCGAAAACAACATCAGAGTCTGTCTGTCATCCAACAAGTGTTTTGTAAAG GTTCCCATTGACCCGGAGTACCCGAATGCTAAGAGGAACTTTTGGAAAGTGGATGAGAGCAGCATCACCCCGAGGATGGTGCGGCGTCATTTCAGTGATATGGCTGAGCTTTTCCCCGGACTGCCTGCCGAATGGGACAGAAAACCAACACCTCCACCTGCTCCCTCACCAGTCTGTCCCGGCAAGATGGATCACCGTCCGACCAAATTTACCGGTCCTTTTTCAATAGAGTCGCTGTTAAAGAAGGATCATGTCCCTCAGGTGAAGATCAATATGCAACAAGCAGCTCAAACCCTCCCCAACACTAACCCCTGCTTTCCGGATGAGCATTACAACAGAACAGCGACCACAGACTCACTTACATGTTTAGACAGAGAGAACAGACAGCACAGCTGGTATTACAGATCAGTGGAGGAGGCCAGCTGGAGGAAGCCTGTCCAGAGGATGGATTCATCTCCTGAGCTGCATCATGCATTGCTGTATTCACCACCCTTTCCTTATGATCAGGCTGTATTCACTAAAGTGTCGAGCTCTCCACCAAACACACACGAGCTCAGGTACAGGAAATTGTAA